Genomic segment of Ostrinia nubilalis chromosome 22, ilOstNubi1.1, whole genome shotgun sequence:
TTTCCTCCTGTCCGCACATCATATGCGGACATTACAAAATCACCATCCTCCCAAACCAGCAGCTACGCTTCTCAACCTTCCCAACCTCATTCCTCACGCCCCAACCAAACCGTCTCATACCGAAAGACCATTCCCCGAACATCCCGCCCTCATGCACCGTTAGATAAGGGTTACGACAAGCAGGCACACCAAGCCATAATTGGCAATTGTGCCTCCTCCCTACCTAATGGTTGTGCCTTGAACGGTGACTCTTCTCCTTCCCTGGGAGAGGATAACCTTTTGCAGATGGTTCTATCTCTCATCATCCATATTGTTTCTGGTCGTAATACCGCCCTACCGCCCAACGTTGCGCAAATGCTTTCCCAAATCTCACAGTTAAACTACAATAATAATGGACAAGGAGGTGGTTCAGTGGAACTGCCAAAGTATTAGACGCAAAAAACATGATTTAACTTATCTTATCAATAAATATTCACCATTAGTCCTAGCTATCTCGGAGACGTGGCTGGTTCCTGGTTCACATTTCCGTGTATCAGGATATGCATGCCTCCGGGATGATAGGAATGATGGCTACGCGGGAAGTGCCTTACTTGTAAGACGCTTCCTTCCTTATAATCAACTCCCCCTTCCTTCGCATAGCCAAGACATTAATGTCGTGGCTATGCGAATATTTGATATCTCCCTTTTATCTGTTTAAATTCCCCGACCTAACGCTTCCTCCATCAATGAATTGCGCTCTGCTATTCTATCTGTTCCTCCTCCCGTTATCATCTTAGGTGACCTAAATGCGCACCACGTTTTATGGGGCTCCTACCATTCCGACTCTCCAGGTTCATTGCTCCTAGACCTTTTGGATGAACTAGACCTTTGTATTTTGAATAATGGCTGTCCAACAAGAAGATGTGCCCCTACACAAAATCCAGCGTCTGCTGTTGATGTGTCATTCTGTTCACCAAATTTGACTTCACTCTGTTCTTGGAAAGTTTTAAACAGCACGTTCGGCAGTGATCATTTCCCCATTTTAGTATCTTTGCCTAACAATAACCCCCCAATAAATCGACCACCTCCcctcttaaaatataatttaaataaagctgACTGGCTTGCCTATCATGCGTCAGTCAAcgaaaaattaaagaatttaccttctgtaaataatgttaattcCCTTTCAGTATACTGTGATTTTGTGAACACATTAAAAACATCAGCAGATGATCACATACCTTTGAAAAATccgtctcggaaaatatcacctCCTTGGTGGGATTCTGAATGTACAGCCAGTGTCCAAAAACGAAAGGAATCTGAAAAAAGGTACAACCGTTCAATGACCATGGAGAATTACATCCTTTACCAAAAAATTGCTGCTCaaactagaaagtttttagctaaaaaaaaaaagaagggaTGGATCAGTTTTTGTGAGAGTATGTCTCCAAGGACCCCTTCTTCAATTGTCTGGAAACTAATCAAAAGATACCGCACTTCCTTAATCCCTATAAATGCCCCGTCAAACAACCCTACAGCTTGGCTAAATGATTTTGCAGACAAACTGGCCCCTCCTTTTGTTCCTTTTATGGATAATCTACCTTCAACAAGTTGTTTTCTCCCCCAATCAAATAATCTAGATGGTCCCTTTTCCTTAGAAGAACTTTTATCAGCTCTTGACGGCTTAAAAGATTCATCTCCTGGAGCAGATGGAATCCcttattcttttattattaaatccCCGGCTAGTGCTAAACTTTTCtttcttaatttattaaattcgttttttgaTCAAGGTACTCTACCGGAAGATTGGAAACAACAAATTGTAATCCCCATTCCCAAACCAGGAAAAGAACCTTTAGATCATAATTCTTATCGTCCCATAGCCCTTTCTTCCGTGCTCCTTAAAATAATGGAACACATGCTTAAAAATCGGTTGGAATGGTTCTTGgaatcaaataatattttggcGAAATCCCAATTTGGCTTCCGCAAAGGTTATAGTACTCTAGACAGTTTAAGTATTTTAACGACGGATATTCGCGTAGCTTTTAAAAACAAGGAGTACCTCGTTGGGGTCTTCTTAGACATTGCCTCTGCGTACGATAATGTGTTACTCCCAATACTCAGGCAAAAATTGCTCTATCTGAGTATCCCGGAGAAACTGGTTCGTCTCATCTGCAACACATTGATGTCAAGATCAATAGCAGTGAGATACCAAGACTCTCTAGTTCCCCGTTTTGTCTGGAAAGGGCTTCCGCAAGGATCCGTACTCAGCCCTCTACTTTACAGCATTTACACATACGACCTTAGTAGAACTGTAGAATCTTTTTGCAGCATCCTTCAGTACGCAGATGACATTGCCCTCTATTATTCATCCAAATCTATATCCGAAACAAGTTCGCGCCTAAACACTGCTCTGGAGTATCTCAATGCCTGGATGACAAACCATGGATTATCCATTTCAGTCCCAAAATGTAGTTGCGTCACTTTCACCCGTAAACGTAATACACCAGAGGTAGATATAACACTGAACGGTGATAGCGTTCCTTGTAACAACCAAGTGAAGTTCCTAGGCATAATTTTAGACTCCCGGTTGTCAGGCATCCCTCATTTCAATTACATCGTTGGTAAGGCCGAAAAAGGGCTAAATATCCTCCGGGCCCTTTCAGGCACCTGGTGGGGTGCCCATCCATACTCACAGAAATTACTTTACAACGCTATTGTCCGCAGCCACTTCGATTATGCCTCATTTCTTTTGGACCCCTGTAATAAAGCTGCTCTCGAAAAACCAGTGGCGTAGCGTGGCTTTTCGCCGCCCGGGGCCGTCCGGAAATCCGCCgccctttattttaattataaatattttaaagtttaaatattatattgaatggacttcaggtaaacgatcatagcaaatgttgtgatagggatagagacatgcgatttttggatttacaaagataatacgatagagaataatacaaagtaataaaaaccacctgttataggggcattttttggagaaatttatcaaataaccaaaaaaacacgaatttaaaagcagatttttttcaaaaagtatcattttttattatctgttggCCTttcttgtgtattttatgtatttttttagtatcgcctgttatttagcattattaatgtttttattttatcaggatataccgcttagtttaaaagttattacgttttctttacaataagtaattggaagaaaaaaaaatctataaaaaattaaaaaaaaatctaaaaaaaattttgacctcttttttgtcgataaaaataggtctagtttcatctattttcatatgttcTTTCATATTCttctttaacgtgactcacactgtatagttagTGCTCATTGAACTTAGAAGGAATAACATACCTATGTGCTTAATATTATTAAgggggtatccttccgtttggccaaattacttttcgccaaatttcacttcgcaaacaacttatcgccaaagtttcatttcccaaatgaacttttagcaactgtacttttcgcaactaattcatttggtcaaattatcatttggcaaaattttacttggcaaatgtttatatagcaaatgttttattttgccaaatattatatcctaaataatttgtttggtcaaattgacacttcacatacttatcCACCGTTACCCagaaatcaaagcataaggcagatgatcatggttttcacgtgaattttatgtaaaacaaagagattgcagaaagtaggtattgcagaaaatagtaggttaggttaggttagaacagtgacccttaacgcgcgaaggcgagcgaagcgtgccgcggcagcggccgccgagcgctagaatcacctctattgttaatgaatcatttggaaatttcgataaaaagaatgaaatatgaaaattaatttagaacaaattgtatgttaactacccactaaacaaaataataaccacaagctaatttgtattccattctatgcaccaatcaaattagtttgtaaatagtttatcgtgaaatatttttgccaaatgaaacatttggcaaaacatactttgccgaacaataatttgctaaacaataatatgccaaaaacgacatttgcgaattaaaagtttgcaataagttgttttgccaaatgaaaatttgcgaaacgttgtttgcgatgtgataatttgggaaaccttttttggccaaacattagtaatcctatTAAGGGTTGTACCCTAGCTATCCAGCGCCACCATATTTTTTTTGATTACTTTTGTAATAgaccgaaattaaaaaagtggtttgaaaaatgtataatatgtatcgaagctattttttaaaataatttgtttgaattCATTAGATATTTGCAGCAAGTTACAGATTTAATTACTGCTAAAAGTTACCATTTTAGctaattttgaatttcgaacttGCAGAATGTAATAAATACACGGTTTTAAAAGTAGCTTAGATATGGCTTTAACTATTTacaaaccacttttttatttcggtttGTAACAAGAGAAATCACGAAAGATTATCTGTGGCGCAAGTTTTAGAGGGGTAAGTAAGctccttaaatatttttgttactattacttaaaaaaatagattcAAAATGTACTCTTCGTGCttttttcaaagcaaaatcttttACACAATCGTCGATATCAAATTGTATCTCATTTTCAATCGCCAGTATAGCTAGATTTGTTAGTCTCAACATAGACATAGTCgacctttttttttcttgttcatgcaatgttttttttcttatccGCCGCCCCCTTTCATATGCCGCCCGGGGCCATGGCCCCCCCTGCCCCCCCCCAAGCTACGCCACTGcgaaaaacttaataaaactcAGTCGAAGTGTCTACGCATTATACTGGGAGCTATGAAATCTTCGCCTATTAATGCTCTGCAAATTGAATGTGCGGAACCTCCCCTATATTTGCGTAGACAATACCTAAGCGACCGGTTTTACGTAAAAACTTCTCAAAATTCCAATCACCCTCTGCATGAAAAACTGGCTCTCCTCTCTTCACTAAGTAGCTCTGACTCCTCTCAGAGTTCACCTTGTGTTTTGTTGAGTTACAGGAAATTTACCCGCCTCCCTACTCCAATTGAGAAAATTCCATTGAATCCTCTTTTCAGCAATAGCTATGATTCCCTTCTTTTCAATCCCTCAATAATCCTCAACTTTGGCATATCTAAGGACTCGTGCTCAGCTGGTCAggaattcattaatattgtcTCTGAGCACTGGCAAGGTTGGTTAAAAATTTACACTGATGCCTCCAAGCTGGATGAAGGTGGATGCACTGGCGCAGCAGTCTGGATACCTGCATACAGAATAGCACTAAGCTTTAAGTGTCCTCCAGTTACATCAGTCTTCACAGGAGAATCAGTCGCTATACTAGAAGCTATTCGTTACTCTATCTCACACCGTCTTAATAACACCTTGATCTTTACTGATTCTCTGAGCTGCCTCCAATCTATTTTAGCCAATCCATTTAAATCAAAAACTAAATTCCCCATCGTTTTCAAAATTAGAGAAGCCCTTTTTGAGTGTAAACAGCTCGGTTTAAATGTCACTTTAGCCTGGATCCCAAGTCACCGAGGTATCCCTGGCAATGAAACTGTAGATTCATGTGCTAAAAACGCTATATCCACAGGTTCACTGGATCACTACAGATTATTTGCTCATGATGTCTCTTCGCTCCCACGTAAACACCTGTTCAAGTCGTGGAATACTCACTGGGTTAACTCCAAGAGATATGTAGGCAGATATTATGCTGATATCCAACAGGATATCCCCTCAAGACCCTGGTTTTTCAAGCACCGCCACTTACCAAAAAGAACAGTGTCCATTATCTGTCGCCTGCGTATAGGTCACGCGTGTACCCCTGTACACCTCGCAAAAATTAGGATCAAGGATAGCTCCATATGCGAATGCGGCTTGGATGAAGGAACAGCTAATCACATCTTTTTCAACTGCCCCAAAATTGACCATTCGTTGTATGAATTCCTTCCCAAAAAAATCCCTTTTCCAACTAACCTTAAATGTGTCCTTAACTTTACTAATCCCCATACTTTGAAATCTCTAGTTAAATtcattaacattaataaaattaatttgtaacctTTTGTAACAAGCAAGAGTTGGCAGTAAACTTTTTCCAAACTAAACCTCCCCATTTGTGTTCACTCgtatgtgttatttttatgtattgtgtTGTCTTATTTGAGTCGTATAAAACCAAAGGTGGCAATCTGACGTTTTGGTCAAAATTGAGTTATGGtagtggcaacactggaaatctTGATTAAATTTATATAAACTACTCTCTCGGAATCATAAACGGCTATCTCCCATGGTTACAACTGTTTAAAATGGCCCTTAGTACCAAATCCGGCAATCTTCTGATACTTAGAAACAAAGATGGCAATATTGTATTCTCAACCAATAGGAAGCCCTCAATTTACACGTCATAGTATGGCGCATCTACGGAAAGTTCGTTAATTTGCAGTGCCTTTTAAAGTGAATTATAGGTGTCTAAATCATTGCATTTagttaaatttataataaaagtgaaGATGGAGAGTCACCCAATACCAGAGACTAATAGATACACAAGAAAGCGGCGAAGAAACACAGAAAACTGGAAGAAGAATGTGGCCAAAAAAATTAGGTTAGTTTCAATCTAGGgttgtccattttaaattcGCGTTAGGGGGCTAGTGTTGGTACAACTGGGCTTTTTAAGActcttatacagtgtgagtcacgttaaagtgtacatatgaaaatagatgaaactagacctatttttatcgacaaaaaagaggtcaaaaattttttgagatttttttttaattttttatagaattttttttcttcaaattacttattgtaaagaaaacgtaataacttttaaactaagcggtatatcctgataaaataaaaacagtaataaagctaaataacaggcgattgGCTCGTTTGGTTTAAATTGACAAgtccgatataatatctttaacagtgtattatttatttttatgaaactataatttatttgctttattttgatgaattacaTGCTATTTTTGAACTCATAAAAATCTCCACAGGTATTCAGCTCCATCTACTGAAACTAATTACTGTGAAGAGTTATTGGCTGATACTAGCGAACTGCGTATTTGAAAATACGACTCACAGACCACAGTTACAATCGTCTGGTCATAAGTAAATTTGTAATGagaaaagtaatttattactGTTTCTAAGAAAGTCTAATTTGAGGCTCATTTATGTgaccaaacatttttattttattaaataaacaatgagtaatatttttcttgctttgtttgattgacaaccctgcatattatttattttcaaaatggcTGCCTATTTAAAACTTCGTAACAAAAACGGCATTCTGCTCTTAGTTCAGTACCAAATACGGCAATCTTCATTTTTCAATGACAAAGGCGGCAATCTGAATTAAATAATTACGATTTTTgtctataattataatattctaTGTGATTTACGTTGTGTCATTGAATATTCgtagaaaatgcaatattttaaaaatgttcttGTTGTTGTAAAAAGTAAATCTAGCGTATACAATAGGGTTGCCAACATTTCATCAGCGAAATatagtattttccaaaataaggtgtaaaaaatatagtacatttaaaaaaaatatagtattttatgggaaaaacaaaaaaatagacaaatatacattttttaattatttatttttataaaaactatatttttttgcagttcttgcgctgtgtaacagttttttgtttaaaataaaagtgtATGCTTTGTCAcattcaatttttaaattaatataaatcaaaagctcattttttattaatgataCACTACTTCTGTTTCTTTCTTCTCGCCACTTCGAATTCATAACCGAAAATATCCTTTCTGTAAATGCCGAAGTGGCGGGAATAGAGAGCAGGAATGAAATTACTTCAAATAAATTTGGTAAgtcattttcagtattttttaaaatatgctgcCATTTTTGGCCTGTACTTTTGTCAGTAAAGTCTTAGACTGTAGTCTTTTAATTTAGCAAAGATTTCATTCAATATCGTTTTTTCAGAGTATAGGTCGTCCATTTTGATACTCAATTTTTCTTGTAAATTTAGAACTTCTAATATTGTCTCACAGTCATTAAATGAAacctccttttttaaatttaatttttggattttaaataaCCAATTGCTTTCACTGAAATCAAACCATTTATTAAGATAGTCTAAACATTTATCaagaaatagcaaaaaaatcttttgaattCCATAACTTCATGTGGTGGGGATTTTGCTTCTAAttattgcaacattttttttgttttgtaaccaaaaaaaatatcttttttacgTTGTTCTAGCGCCGattttaaaattgacataatatgttgtgataaggatagagaaatttttagttttacaaaagtaatacgatagagaataatacaaagcaataaaaaccacctgttataggggcattttttggagaaattgatcaaataaccaaaaaaacacgaatttaaaagcagattttttttttaaaagtataattttttattatttgttggcattttctgggtattttatgtattttatttgtatcgcctgttatttagcattattattgtttttattttatcaggatatacctcttagtttaaaagttattacgttttctttacgagaagtaactaattggaagaaaaaaaaatcaaaaaatatctcaaaaattttttgacctcttttttctcgaaaaaaaaaatagatctagtttcacatattttcatatgtgcactttatcgtgactcacactgtatattttggGGATCTTCAGTAATCCAGTCATACTCTCTTTCCTACTccggtttattttatttggagtctttttggtatttttgatttttaatcgGCGTTAGCGGCGCAATAGAATAATTTGACGCACTTTCGTTATcactaccactttccatacctaATTATATAAGATTTCAACTTTTCAAAAGAAATAACAACATCTAGTTGAAAACGATTCTGCCGATAAATAAAGCAGACCAAAATACCGTTTGACGACGTTAAAATTTACGTTGTCAATTTGACATTGACCAGTTCGTTACGTGCGATGGGgcggaaaggttctggaatggaggccgcgtaccggaaaacgcagtgtgggacgtccacctacaaggaccgacgacattgtaaaagtagcagggaagcgctggacgcaggccgctaccaatcgatcaacatggaaagcattgggggaggcctatgttcagcagtggacgtcctatggctgaaatgatgaagttcGTTACGCAAGCGTTCGGATACACGCTATCGCCTATCGGGTATGTTCACGGACCTCATCAAAGGAAATGGTACGTGCGCAATAGGTTATATGACTTAGCCATCTTAACAGTTAAAAGTTACTTTAAAGGcgcgttcttattttttttaaatgaaggatttgtttgttagatttgtcggtgttgaaaatatagtatttttgcgtactatatattttttcaacagtATATAGTACGCAGACCCGAAATATAGTACAATACTATATATTATAGTACGGTTGGCAACCCTAGTATACAACGTTTTTTTCATTTTGCCGACAATGAGTCAAACTGCAGATGGCCGCCTTTGGTTTTATACGACTCATTTGTGATGTCTCTTTGTTTTAGGTATTTTGCTTAGCATacctttgaatttaaatttctcAAATACATTgtgtaaaagctgcgcacgtgaTATTGGCGGAACAGTGTGCCTTGTGGCGAAAAtacacaagttcatcgccattaataaaagaagaagaagaagaagaaagtttgctatttttatcaatttttcatGAAAAATCTTGTGTTTTAGTGAAATTCTTAGAAACCTGAAAAAATCTATCACTATGACATTTTAATCACAGAAACATAACTAATGTTTACGAATACCAGCAGAAAATCATGCAAATTCTTGAATTAGCAGGTTTTTCGTTTGTTTAAGACTTTTTCAGTCGACATGGAGGAAGGAAACTCGATTATCTACGGTCTGGAACACCAGGTATACCAGCACATATCCTTTATTTAGAATAAAACTTGGAACGACTCGTCATCAACTAGATTTTCGTGTTTTCAGACTAGAGCTCTGTCTCCTCAGTACGAGAGCGATGCCATTAGGTTCCTGATAGGAACGCAGAGTCTGAAGCCGCAGTCCAACCAGGTCCACGTTGTGGAATTAGAGGAAGACACTGGTGCTTTACATACGAAggtatttctttaaattttgaCTCAGAATCTATCAAGCTTTTGAAAATCATCTTCATAAACTACTCTTTGTAGCTTGTATTAACTGTGCAATTACAGACTATACCTATTTCTCAGTAAACCACGATAATTTGACTTTTTTACTTCTCTCAAGTTAACTTCTACTACTCAAGTCCCAATTATACTAAAGCTAGAATAAAACAGATATTAGAATGTGCAAAACTGTCTTGTGCGAGATAGCAACATGTTCTTATAACTAGCGCCCTGAATAAATTGAGTAAATTGCTTAATTTTTCGCTTTAACATTTGTATGCCGACAAGGCTGATCACGGCTTGAACACATCTTTTGTTTGTACATCATACTCCTTACCTGTGTTTTACAaatgaattatttgaatttgttgGGTTACAGGTCTTCAAGCATGACATCGGAGAGATCTGGCATCTCCGCTGCTCTCCACACGATGTGGCCACGCTGCTCACAACACATAACGCGTACGACCCCAACACGTCACAATGTACTATGGGTGTGTCAATCTACAAGCTACCTACTGTTGAGGTAAGAAAATAACTGCAACTTAAATAAAAGGAACAGTTTACAGCTTTGGAAGTTACTGAAAAGAGTATTAATTCTGAAGCATTATCTTTAGTTCCGGAACCTATTGCTTGCTTTTGTTTGCAGTTTTGCTTCATACTGTTGTTAGTGGATTAATGTCTGTAAATAAACATTAGTAAATTCTTAAGCAATATTAATGACAATTTATCTATttcttaattgtaattttgtaataatgaTGTTATTTCCCAGGTTATACCAAAGGATCTGGATGATTTGAGTGCAATACAGGGAAGAAATGCTGAGGACATGGAACTATTGCTCACTATCACTCCAGAGGTATGTATCATTTATTAAAAGTATATaacaatataaatatataaataatgtttactaaactacataattatttaaacttGATATTTCTATATCAAATTATGgttgccattttggttcaaccTTATTTTACTAAACAAAACACACAATTTTATATGATCCAAATAAACAATTCTTCTTTTTTtctatttgattattttttaattgctCCAGTGCCCCACAGTTTGGCCACTGGAAATTAGCAGCAAGCATGAGCTGTATTTACCTATAAGGTCACCACATCTTTTGGTCTTGTCATCATTGCATGCATTACTTGTTTTTGTAAAGATGTGTTTGATGGtagatctttgtcaataaataataataataatgagttGGGAACGTTTTTGGTATAcgtttttataaatgtgaaataaaCTACCAAATACACGATCTTCTTCTCTTCCACCCAGAAACCGGAGGAAGAGATCCGTTGCGCGGAATGGCATCCTACCGACCCAACGCGGGTAGGCGTAGTCTTCGAAGCACGCGTGGCCGTGCATGACGTCACAaccggcgcggcggcggcggcggccggcgcgggcgcacgtgCTAACTACCACGCTGGGAAGTGGAACCCACACCAGGGACATAGCCAGGTGAGATAGACACATATAAACCAGTCCACTTACTTTAGCCACGTgttatccgttcgctttaagtttgccgctggcgatatgacgtcactcgaagggaagcgtctataactagGTATAACACAttatagttaaaaaaatatttattaatattgataaaagaataagaataagaatactttattcagcatagaaaaataaaataaaaatacagtacattataacattaaacattaaactacaagctatgctgaagaggcgtccgctcagctatattcgcgacataacaagcgccatgtcgagaagctggttttcagcgggaaccaacacgatgaagattgcggattgcgcgccctcttgaccttgttaaaaaatgtgtatttacgTAAAATAACAcataattgcgtttaatcgcggttggaggaggggacgcgcattccacggaccggcaaacttagcgcgaacgggtagtaggcGTGGTGTTTGAAGCGCGCGTGGCCGTGCATGACGTCACAaccggcgcggcggcggcggcggcaggctCCGGTGCACGTTCTAACTACCACGCTGGGAAATGGAACCCACACCAGGGACATAGCCAGGTAAGATAGACACATATAAACCAGTCCacttaccttcatcatcatcatcatgtcagccatagctTACTTTGTCTGTATGTCCTTATCATACCGTCCTGTGAAAAGTGTGTGATCCCATTTTCCCGCTTTTCCTACAAAATATTCCTGAAATTGTGTGATCCAATTGTCCACAAGGTTTGAGTCTGAAATAAACGGCCGCTTGGTCAAGacatttgtttttaaaagcttCCCGgcagcataggacgtccagtcgtccactactgaacataggcctaccaCTTACTTTAGCCACGTGTTATCAGCATCTTTTAcgctcgcgtgacgtcacagcgggGCGGCGGCCACCAGGCGGTCACCAGGGACATAGTCAGGTGAGTTTATAACCAGGGGAAATGTCAGGGACATAGCTAAGAAGGGCCTTTGTGGCCCAAAGTGTAAtctgctcgcacactcactgcgggcgcccgtcgcacagtcgcgacagcaatataattacgcgcgagcgataaggatgggtagcttggggtcattggacaaaattctacgtgctcacggaccagactatagatggTGGGGAGCAGTCGGTTGTTTGACCCAGGGAGGAGGGAAAATCTAGCTAGAATAGAGAGGCTGCCTGTCTCGGGGGGACAGTCTAGGTAGGGTCCCCCTCATCAAGACACTTTAGAACTAAGGTGACTGAGGTTAGGGTGTACTACGCAACGCGGGTGGGCGTGGTTTTCGAGACACGTGTGGCTGTGCATGACGTCACAaccggcgcggcggcggcgggctccGGTGCGCGT
This window contains:
- the LOC135082602 gene encoding EARP-interacting protein homolog, whose translation is MEEGNSIIYGLEHQTRALSPQYESDAIRFLIGTQSLKPQSNQVHVVELEEDTGALHTKVFKHDIGEIWHLRCSPHDVATLLTTHNAYDPNTSQCTMGVSIYKLPTVEVIPKDLDDLSAIQGRNAEDMELLLTITPEKPEEEIRCAEWHPTDPTRVGVVFEARVAVHDVTTGAAAAAAGAGARANYHAGKWNPHQGHSQFAVLQDMHVKCYDTRADGARPAWAIDHAHRQLARDLDFNPNRQFHLATAGDDAALNIWDYRNGKEPIFSRTDHSHWVWTVRYNTYHEQLLLTGSSDARALLTAAAAVCKDPDDDTPGPVLEDGVLQSYEQHEDSVYACEWSAAEPWTFASLSYDARLVLSRVPRHFKYKLLL